In a single window of the Bradyrhizobium erythrophlei genome:
- a CDS encoding HWE histidine kinase domain-containing protein yields MSNVLSYALRSFQRKRERTSTEMDAVFANAAEIALGAGNEEQAFEMPGQLFEQLPFAIYVCDRDGLVLRYNRRAAELWGRSPKLGDPDERFCGSYRMFRPDGSLLPHHQCPMADVLRTGISLREQEVHIERPDGLRGIALVDIEAIKDNGGNIVGAVNCFQDITERKRSEAQIVNLAREAEHRTKNILATVLATVRLSHSDRSDDLKQVIEGRINALAKVHALFVQSRWMGAELHSLVAQELLPYRGEKEARVRTNGPSVMLEPYTAQTVAISLHELATNAAKYGSLSATDGYVEIGWSRTADGRLSLRWIESGGPPVTPPTHRGFGTSIMENIIAGQLKGEVRFDWRDQGLTCEIALPLA; encoded by the coding sequence ATGAGCAATGTACTTTCCTACGCGCTACGCTCCTTCCAGCGCAAACGCGAGAGAACCTCCACCGAGATGGATGCGGTCTTCGCGAACGCAGCCGAAATCGCCCTCGGTGCGGGCAACGAGGAACAAGCCTTCGAAATGCCCGGGCAGCTGTTCGAACAACTGCCATTTGCCATTTACGTTTGTGACCGGGACGGTCTTGTTCTTCGATACAACCGCCGCGCCGCCGAACTATGGGGCCGGTCGCCTAAACTCGGCGATCCTGATGAACGGTTTTGTGGATCGTATCGAATGTTCCGGCCTGACGGTAGTCTGCTCCCGCACCATCAATGCCCCATGGCAGATGTGCTGCGCACCGGTATCTCCTTGCGCGAACAGGAAGTACACATCGAGCGACCTGACGGCTTGCGCGGCATCGCGCTCGTTGACATCGAGGCAATCAAGGATAACGGTGGAAACATTGTCGGCGCTGTTAACTGCTTCCAGGATATAACGGAGCGCAAACGCAGCGAGGCGCAAATCGTCAATCTCGCGCGAGAGGCCGAGCATCGAACAAAAAACATCTTGGCCACCGTGTTAGCAACGGTGCGTCTTTCTCATTCCGATCGGTCTGATGATCTCAAGCAAGTGATCGAAGGGCGCATCAACGCCCTCGCAAAGGTCCATGCACTGTTCGTGCAATCGCGCTGGATGGGAGCCGAGCTTCACAGTCTGGTCGCGCAGGAGCTGTTGCCTTATCGCGGGGAGAAAGAGGCGCGTGTGCGAACTAACGGCCCAAGCGTAATGCTGGAGCCGTATACGGCTCAGACGGTTGCAATCTCCTTGCATGAACTCGCAACTAACGCGGCAAAATACGGATCGCTGTCTGCAACGGATGGTTACGTTGAAATCGGGTGGTCCCGGACGGCAGACGGACGGCTCAGTTTGCGCTGGATCGAGTCGGGCGGGCCGCCGGTTACGCCGCCCACGCACCGCGGGTTCGGCACGAGCATTATGGAAAACATAATTGCAGGCCAGCTCAAGGGTGAGGTGCGTTTTGATTGGCGCGACCAAGGGCTCACGTGCGAGATCGCCCTGCCGCTTGCATAG
- a CDS encoding cold-shock protein, with product MATGSVKWFNTTKGYGFIQPDKGGKDVFVHISAVERAGLSSLNEGAKVSYEEMENRGKTSAENLRVG from the coding sequence GTGGCAACAGGTAGCGTGAAATGGTTTAATACGACTAAAGGGTACGGATTTATTCAACCCGACAAAGGCGGCAAAGATGTATTCGTGCACATCTCGGCCGTGGAAAGAGCCGGCCTGAGCAGCCTCAATGAGGGTGCCAAGGTGAGCTACGAAGAGATGGAGAACCGGGGCAAAACGTCCGCGGAAAACCTACGGGTTGGCTGA
- a CDS encoding O-antigen ligase family protein has protein sequence MVAGIKFHTNEGRIMQRSRRAAAASAAGFALRALRSIAGLVCLVFAGAYQLRVMTYFLPRLVADRHIWPAIYYGFWLIAVCTTLAVLAFRQDILKRTLPVLILCALASALPFVHEIDQITKIFFVAMGFFACAAVLSVLVDPLTVLRISALATVAGAVICLVDVLFASGRAAGLSIAPNVAAAALLLGSSAAYLSIPARWLGYFLLIVGAALFVTLSKSTLLAACGIFAIVVIGNRLQRLRFPRFAWRPHTLVALGLVAWIGVALSTNDRFVFATSNAYRVFSNAVPASQAARSTIEKAVTLASADPDVMPTEALIAEIGRRSETESDVNSISARWLLMERAWLVFKGEPFSGLGFASAYALEPHNTFLLFMLAFGPIGLLVPLAFLAVIAYPAIRFKSISLSALPMAAFAVLMTSHNMLFDPGLLAPLAFGWAGAAVAGAALADQRTWPGSQ, from the coding sequence ATGGTTGCAGGGATAAAGTTCCACACCAATGAGGGCCGGATAATGCAACGGTCTCGACGGGCAGCAGCAGCGAGCGCGGCGGGTTTCGCTTTGCGGGCACTTCGCAGTATCGCTGGATTGGTTTGTCTTGTGTTCGCTGGGGCGTATCAGCTCAGGGTGATGACTTACTTTCTGCCTCGTCTAGTCGCTGATCGTCACATCTGGCCCGCGATCTATTACGGCTTCTGGCTCATTGCAGTTTGCACCACGCTCGCTGTGCTGGCCTTCCGCCAAGATATATTGAAACGCACCCTTCCCGTTCTGATCCTGTGTGCGCTGGCATCGGCGCTCCCATTCGTTCACGAGATCGATCAGATCACCAAAATCTTCTTTGTGGCGATGGGATTTTTCGCCTGCGCCGCGGTGCTTTCAGTCCTCGTTGATCCCCTGACGGTACTGCGAATCTCAGCGCTGGCAACTGTCGCCGGGGCCGTGATCTGTCTTGTCGATGTTCTGTTCGCCTCGGGGCGTGCGGCGGGTCTAAGTATCGCCCCGAATGTTGCCGCCGCCGCTTTGCTTCTGGGAAGCTCCGCTGCTTATTTGTCGATCCCGGCGAGGTGGCTCGGCTACTTCCTTCTCATCGTTGGCGCCGCGCTATTCGTAACCCTCTCGAAATCGACGCTGCTGGCCGCCTGCGGGATCTTCGCCATCGTGGTAATCGGAAACAGGTTGCAGCGGCTACGATTTCCGCGCTTCGCATGGCGGCCTCACACACTCGTCGCACTGGGCCTTGTGGCATGGATAGGTGTTGCTCTTTCCACCAATGACCGCTTTGTGTTTGCTACGTCCAACGCGTATCGCGTGTTCAGTAACGCCGTCCCTGCTTCCCAGGCGGCACGAAGCACAATCGAGAAAGCCGTCACGTTGGCGAGTGCCGATCCCGATGTCATGCCGACCGAAGCCCTCATAGCGGAAATCGGGAGGCGCAGCGAGACCGAGAGCGACGTCAATTCCATTTCGGCGCGATGGCTGTTGATGGAACGCGCCTGGTTGGTATTCAAAGGCGAGCCATTTTCCGGACTGGGCTTTGCCTCTGCTTACGCTCTCGAGCCGCACAATACCTTTCTGTTGTTCATGCTGGCGTTCGGGCCGATTGGACTGTTGGTGCCACTCGCCTTCCTGGCGGTCATAGCCTATCCGGCCATACGCTTTAAGAGCATCAGCCTGTCGGCCCTTCCGATGGCGGCCTTCGCGGTGTTGATGACCTCGCACAACATGCTGTTCGATCCGGGGCTCCTCGCACCGCTTGCCTTTGGATGGGCTGGGGCGGCGGTCGCCGGTGCTGCGTTAGCCGATCAGCGAACATGGCCAGGCTCGCAATGA
- a CDS encoding type 1 glutamine amidotransferase domain-containing protein produces MDLDGKKIAILATNGFEQAELEVPRDRLKKAGATVDVVSLAGGEIKGWEKKDWGRSVKVDKTLDEVSAKDYDAVVLPGGQINPDLLRVEPKALKFIKDIFDAKKVVAAVCHAPWLLIETGIAKGRRMTSFKSIKTDVANAGAQWEDSQVVVDQGVITSRNPGDLEAFSAKIIEEIKEGGHTRRSAA; encoded by the coding sequence ATGGATTTGGACGGAAAAAAGATTGCAATTCTCGCTACCAATGGCTTCGAGCAGGCGGAACTCGAAGTGCCACGGGACCGGCTGAAGAAGGCGGGCGCGACCGTCGACGTCGTTTCTTTGGCCGGAGGCGAGATCAAGGGCTGGGAAAAAAAGGACTGGGGCCGGTCGGTGAAGGTCGACAAGACCCTCGATGAGGTTTCCGCGAAAGACTACGACGCCGTCGTGCTGCCTGGCGGCCAGATAAATCCGGACCTGCTGCGGGTCGAGCCGAAGGCGCTCAAATTCATCAAGGATATATTCGACGCGAAGAAAGTCGTGGCGGCCGTTTGCCACGCGCCATGGCTGCTCATCGAGACCGGTATCGCAAAGGGCCGAAGGATGACGTCGTTCAAATCGATCAAGACCGATGTGGCGAATGCCGGCGCGCAATGGGAAGACTCCCAGGTCGTTGTCGATCAGGGCGTCATCACGTCCCGGAATCCGGGCGACCTCGAAGCCTTCAGCGCCAAGATTATCGAGGAGATCAAGGAAGGCGGCCACACCCGGCGTAGCGCGGCGTAA
- a CDS encoding PPC domain-containing DNA-binding protein, translating into MKSAKIASDAGAETRVVILESGEEAFAALAKFANDAGITAASLTAIGAFENATVGWFDFEKKTYKKIEVAQQCEVLSAIGDVAVGDDGKSSLHIHVVLGLSDGTTRGGHLLEGKVRPTLEVVLTDTPAKLRRTKRADIGIALIDLEAGKR; encoded by the coding sequence ATGAAGAGCGCGAAGATAGCCAGCGACGCCGGAGCGGAGACCCGCGTCGTCATTCTTGAATCCGGTGAAGAAGCATTCGCAGCGTTGGCGAAATTTGCCAACGACGCAGGAATCACCGCGGCCTCTCTGACCGCCATCGGTGCCTTTGAGAACGCCACTGTCGGTTGGTTCGACTTTGAGAAGAAAACGTACAAGAAAATCGAGGTCGCCCAGCAGTGCGAAGTGTTGAGCGCAATTGGCGACGTCGCTGTCGGCGACGACGGCAAATCGAGCCTTCACATTCATGTTGTTCTCGGCCTGTCCGACGGCACCACGCGCGGCGGTCACCTTCTTGAGGGCAAGGTCCGGCCGACGCTGGAAGTCGTTCTGACCGATACGCCGGCCAAGTTAAGACGGACGAAGAGGGCCGATATCGGAATAGCCCTTATCGACCTGGAGGCCGGGAAGCGCTGA